One window from the genome of Osmerus eperlanus chromosome 3, fOsmEpe2.1, whole genome shotgun sequence encodes:
- the si:dkey-229b18.3 gene encoding uncharacterized protein si:dkey-229b18.3 isoform X2, translated as MIETDNTCDLIGRGSMACSPNFEIIDGLQYRKKLEQGFIHYREVLDQDRRHGAISTFHRRRPGTRHLSLEETYKAVAENYWWDGMYFHIRDYVLGCSDCQKQQSQRTMECGSLKGSVSKTMMSHSHDILSKLRSQREAGLFCDITLRTNGQSYSAHKAVLAAVSEYFQEVFAEMDSTPSLKTDIDLTGFREDNLVSLLDFSYSSTLSVRPEDLPEVSTMARHLGMWPAVEACSALQREQKETLQQLQTQFQKDRKRIKLEAREGELLGFGKDGFRWTLDQSNESLTNFPRRSPRIPHSPGPGPTSLHMPLSPTNRMKLMDFKSPSSKRTRPPRNTPSSPHTHTRLLRSTPGAAQEVQRLLPRPESPRRGQKPCPSSSSRQEPKTIVPLVRVKEEEEEQREEEEDHVRVLEKYRLMNVLGLQRTSLLSCQEELIGWRQKKRLRKLKVNNYSLTKRRKPCPQVPGLAFRSLPLSLPLCNAVNTRLLKQVIKTEPSDPVNMVIRPKRPRSAPRPVPPSDRSMRSKVVLPNLRHPISRQPFGGRELRRSVRGSDGAPFSAQPPPCHDNAKPLRRNVIRIKPEPYDFAISAPPLPVHSCHGVTHMHNPPLTRAHPRDRVNTTRAVRYNSGRPVAKTKVRMIGGREVGKAQRPTKEECLRTDSRLLLESGLEESLGVLRKKRDTVAVGTDPDVAPVPHLYTHPLYRAIKEEPVDPLPVGLPFSEPPSPDLGKRLSKPPVKLLDPGFLFSFCRPPGGPVGVVKREEESVDICLTRSVSRGERFGDGAGPVRVLRARGLPPNPTSTQVKKERVERRTGHDKGHRQGTRSCHHKHQPPPQHKLSRLTKSPPQSKSPTHGRRSHAVSAARSKPGTPRDIPKKRTGPLPLHGRSAVLQQSVRRARLKQLRGLRSGRGKGWASGSPPPKAPHSCLECHSSFRDCDALLIHRIRHIKGKHWPCPLCSKTFFRQKNVRNHIRTHDQQLYRCRSCMAAS; from the exons ATGATTGAGACTGACAACACTTGTGACTTGATTGGACGTGGGTCCATGGCGTGTTCACCCAACTTTGAGATCATAGACGGGCTGCAGTACCGTAAGAAGTTGGAGCAAGGATTCATCCACTATCGGGAGGTTTTAGACCAGGACCGGCGGCATGGGGCAATCTCCACCTTTCACCGGCGGCGGCCAGGCACGCGCCACCTTTCCCTGGAGGAAACCTATAAAGCCGTCGCCGAAAACTACTGGTGGGACG GGATGTATTTCCACATCAGGGACTATGTACTGGGGTGCTCAGATTGCCAGAAACAGCAGAGCCAGAGAACCATG GAGTGTGGCAGCTTGAAAGGGAGTGTCTCCAAGACAATGATGTCACACAGCCATGACATTCTGAGTAAGCTGCGGAGCCAGCGAGAGGCGGGGCTCTTCTGTGACATCACACTGAGGACAAACGGACAGTCTTACTCGGCCCACAAGGCAGTGCTGGCTGCGGTCAGCGAGTACTTCCAGGAAGTCTTTGCGGAGATGGATTCCACCCCCAGCTTGAAGACTGACATAGATTTAACTG GTTTCAGGGAGGACAATCTTGTGTCCCTGCTGGACTTCTCCTAttcctccactctaagcgtccGTCCGGAGGACCTGCCAGAGGTCAGCACCATGGCCCGACACCTGGGCATGTGGCCCGCAGTCGAGGCCTGTTCCGCCCTGCAAAGGGAACAGAAGGAGACTCTCCAACAACTCCAGACGCAGTTCCAGAAGGACCGGAAGAGGATAAAGCTAGAAGCTAGGGAGGGAGAGCTTCTTGGGTTTGGGAAGGATGGCTTCAGGTGGACCCTGGACCAATCCAATGAGTCTTTGACAAACTTCCCCAGACGCTCGCCTCGCATCCCCCATAGTCCAGGCCCAGGACCCACCAGTCTCCACATGCCCCTCAGTCCCACAAACAGAATGAAGCTCATGGATTTTAAATCGCCCTCTAGTAAGAGGACCCGGCCCCCTCGAAATACCCCCtcttcaccccacacacacacacgtctcctgCGCTCCACCCCCGGAGCGGCCCAAGAGGTCCAGAGATTGCTGCCCAGGCCCGAAAGCCCCAGACGGGGTCAGAAGCCTTGCCCGTCCTCCAGCTCCAGACAGGAGCCCAAGACTATTGTTCCCCTGGTCAGGgtcaaggaggaagaggaggaacagagggaggaagaggaggaccatGTTCGTGTGTTGGAGAAGTATCGCCTCATGAATGTTTTAGGGCTTCAAAGGACCTCCCTTCTGTCCTGTCAGGAGGAGCTGATTGGTTGGAGACAAAAGAAACGCCTCCGCAAGTTAAAGGTCAACAACTACTCCCTGACCAAGCGGAGGAAACCATGCCCACAGGTCCCTGGGCTTGCGTTCCGAAGTCTTCCCCTGTCCCTACCTCTATGCAACGCTGTTAACACCCGCCTACTCAAACAAGTCATTAAGACTGAGCCCAGTGATCCAGTCAACATGGTGATAAGACCGAAAAGACCAAGGTCTGCCCCTAGACCTGTTCCACCCTCTGATAGGAGCATGCGCAGTAAAGTGGTGTTACCCAACCTGCGGCATCCAATCTCCAGGCAGCCCTTTGGTGGTCGGGAACTCAGGCGTTCTGTAAGAGGGAGTGATGGTGCTCCTTTTTCTGCCCAACCTCCACCTTGTCATGACAACGCCAAGCCTCTGAGGAGGAATGTTATCAGGATCAAACCGGAACCGTACGACTTTGCCATCTCAGCACCGCCTCTCCCTGTACACAGTTGCCATggtgtcacacacatgcacaacccTCCTCTTACTAGGGCACACCCCCGGGACAGGGTCAACACCACGAGGGCCGTCCGCTATAACAGTGGTCGGCCAGTGGCAAAGACCAAGGTGAGGATGATTGGAGGTAGAGAGGTTGGCAAGGCTCAGCGGCCCACCAAAGAAGAGTGCCTCAGGACGGACAGCAGACTTCTTCTGGAATCGGGTCTAGAGGAATCTCTGGGAGTTCtcagaaagaagagagataCTGTGGCAGTCGGCACAGATCCCGACGTTGCCCCTGTCCCCCATCTCTACACTCATCCGCTCTACCGGGCCATCAAAGAGGAGCCAGTGGACCCCCTGCCAGTGGGGCTGCCCTTCTCCGagcctccctctccagacctgggcAAGCGCCTGAGCAAGCCCCCTGTCAAGTTGCTTGACCCTGGCTTCCTCTTCAGCTTCTGCCGGCCCCCAGGGGGCCCAGTGGGGGTGgtgaagagggaagaggagagtgtgGATATCTGCTTGACACGCTCAGTGTCACGGGGAGAGAGGTTTGGGGACGGTGCGGGCCCAGTTAGGGTCCTGAGAGCTCGAGGACTTCCCCCAAACCCCACCTCAACTCAGGTtaagaaggagagagtggagaggagaacgGGCCACGACAAAGGTCACAGACAAGGCACTCGCTCCTGCCATCACAAACACCAACCCCCCCCGCAACACAAGCTCTCTCGCCTGACTAAAAGCCCCCCGCAAAGCAAGTCCCCCACACATGGCAGGCGCTCCCACGCAGTCAGCGCAGCAAGGTCAAAACCTGGGACCCCACGGGACATACCAAAG AAGCGTActgggcccctccccctgcatggcCGAAGCGCCGTCCTCCAGCAGTCGGTTCGCAGAGCGCGGCTGAAGCAGCTGAGAGGACTGAGGTCTGGGAGGGGTAAAGGGTGGGCCTCtggtagccccccccccaaggcGCCCCACTCCTGCCTGGAGTGCCACTCCTCCTTCCGAGACTGTGATGCCCTCCTCATACACCGCATCCGGCACATTAAGGGCAAACACTGGCCCTGCCCT CTGTGCAGTAAGACCTTCTTCAGACAGAAGAATGTAAGGAACCACATCAGAACACATGACCAGCAGTTGTATCGCTGTCGCAGCTGCATGGCAGCCTCCTGA
- the si:dkey-229b18.3 gene encoding uncharacterized protein si:dkey-229b18.3 isoform X1 — MAGDCTYTHYRNDDTLCLSKALSDRAQELMIETDNTCDLIGRGSMACSPNFEIIDGLQYRKKLEQGFIHYREVLDQDRRHGAISTFHRRRPGTRHLSLEETYKAVAENYWWDGMYFHIRDYVLGCSDCQKQQSQRTMECGSLKGSVSKTMMSHSHDILSKLRSQREAGLFCDITLRTNGQSYSAHKAVLAAVSEYFQEVFAEMDSTPSLKTDIDLTGFREDNLVSLLDFSYSSTLSVRPEDLPEVSTMARHLGMWPAVEACSALQREQKETLQQLQTQFQKDRKRIKLEAREGELLGFGKDGFRWTLDQSNESLTNFPRRSPRIPHSPGPGPTSLHMPLSPTNRMKLMDFKSPSSKRTRPPRNTPSSPHTHTRLLRSTPGAAQEVQRLLPRPESPRRGQKPCPSSSSRQEPKTIVPLVRVKEEEEEQREEEEDHVRVLEKYRLMNVLGLQRTSLLSCQEELIGWRQKKRLRKLKVNNYSLTKRRKPCPQVPGLAFRSLPLSLPLCNAVNTRLLKQVIKTEPSDPVNMVIRPKRPRSAPRPVPPSDRSMRSKVVLPNLRHPISRQPFGGRELRRSVRGSDGAPFSAQPPPCHDNAKPLRRNVIRIKPEPYDFAISAPPLPVHSCHGVTHMHNPPLTRAHPRDRVNTTRAVRYNSGRPVAKTKVRMIGGREVGKAQRPTKEECLRTDSRLLLESGLEESLGVLRKKRDTVAVGTDPDVAPVPHLYTHPLYRAIKEEPVDPLPVGLPFSEPPSPDLGKRLSKPPVKLLDPGFLFSFCRPPGGPVGVVKREEESVDICLTRSVSRGERFGDGAGPVRVLRARGLPPNPTSTQVKKERVERRTGHDKGHRQGTRSCHHKHQPPPQHKLSRLTKSPPQSKSPTHGRRSHAVSAARSKPGTPRDIPKKRTGPLPLHGRSAVLQQSVRRARLKQLRGLRSGRGKGWASGSPPPKAPHSCLECHSSFRDCDALLIHRIRHIKGKHWPCPLCSKTFFRQKNVRNHIRTHDQQLYRCRSCMAAS, encoded by the exons ATGGCTGGCGATTGCACCTATACTCATTACAGGAATGATGATACCCTCTGTCTGTCCAAAGCTTTGTCGGACCGGGCGCAAGAGCTCATGATTGAGACTGACAACACTTGTGACTTGATTGGACGTGGGTCCATGGCGTGTTCACCCAACTTTGAGATCATAGACGGGCTGCAGTACCGTAAGAAGTTGGAGCAAGGATTCATCCACTATCGGGAGGTTTTAGACCAGGACCGGCGGCATGGGGCAATCTCCACCTTTCACCGGCGGCGGCCAGGCACGCGCCACCTTTCCCTGGAGGAAACCTATAAAGCCGTCGCCGAAAACTACTGGTGGGACG GGATGTATTTCCACATCAGGGACTATGTACTGGGGTGCTCAGATTGCCAGAAACAGCAGAGCCAGAGAACCATG GAGTGTGGCAGCTTGAAAGGGAGTGTCTCCAAGACAATGATGTCACACAGCCATGACATTCTGAGTAAGCTGCGGAGCCAGCGAGAGGCGGGGCTCTTCTGTGACATCACACTGAGGACAAACGGACAGTCTTACTCGGCCCACAAGGCAGTGCTGGCTGCGGTCAGCGAGTACTTCCAGGAAGTCTTTGCGGAGATGGATTCCACCCCCAGCTTGAAGACTGACATAGATTTAACTG GTTTCAGGGAGGACAATCTTGTGTCCCTGCTGGACTTCTCCTAttcctccactctaagcgtccGTCCGGAGGACCTGCCAGAGGTCAGCACCATGGCCCGACACCTGGGCATGTGGCCCGCAGTCGAGGCCTGTTCCGCCCTGCAAAGGGAACAGAAGGAGACTCTCCAACAACTCCAGACGCAGTTCCAGAAGGACCGGAAGAGGATAAAGCTAGAAGCTAGGGAGGGAGAGCTTCTTGGGTTTGGGAAGGATGGCTTCAGGTGGACCCTGGACCAATCCAATGAGTCTTTGACAAACTTCCCCAGACGCTCGCCTCGCATCCCCCATAGTCCAGGCCCAGGACCCACCAGTCTCCACATGCCCCTCAGTCCCACAAACAGAATGAAGCTCATGGATTTTAAATCGCCCTCTAGTAAGAGGACCCGGCCCCCTCGAAATACCCCCtcttcaccccacacacacacacgtctcctgCGCTCCACCCCCGGAGCGGCCCAAGAGGTCCAGAGATTGCTGCCCAGGCCCGAAAGCCCCAGACGGGGTCAGAAGCCTTGCCCGTCCTCCAGCTCCAGACAGGAGCCCAAGACTATTGTTCCCCTGGTCAGGgtcaaggaggaagaggaggaacagagggaggaagaggaggaccatGTTCGTGTGTTGGAGAAGTATCGCCTCATGAATGTTTTAGGGCTTCAAAGGACCTCCCTTCTGTCCTGTCAGGAGGAGCTGATTGGTTGGAGACAAAAGAAACGCCTCCGCAAGTTAAAGGTCAACAACTACTCCCTGACCAAGCGGAGGAAACCATGCCCACAGGTCCCTGGGCTTGCGTTCCGAAGTCTTCCCCTGTCCCTACCTCTATGCAACGCTGTTAACACCCGCCTACTCAAACAAGTCATTAAGACTGAGCCCAGTGATCCAGTCAACATGGTGATAAGACCGAAAAGACCAAGGTCTGCCCCTAGACCTGTTCCACCCTCTGATAGGAGCATGCGCAGTAAAGTGGTGTTACCCAACCTGCGGCATCCAATCTCCAGGCAGCCCTTTGGTGGTCGGGAACTCAGGCGTTCTGTAAGAGGGAGTGATGGTGCTCCTTTTTCTGCCCAACCTCCACCTTGTCATGACAACGCCAAGCCTCTGAGGAGGAATGTTATCAGGATCAAACCGGAACCGTACGACTTTGCCATCTCAGCACCGCCTCTCCCTGTACACAGTTGCCATggtgtcacacacatgcacaacccTCCTCTTACTAGGGCACACCCCCGGGACAGGGTCAACACCACGAGGGCCGTCCGCTATAACAGTGGTCGGCCAGTGGCAAAGACCAAGGTGAGGATGATTGGAGGTAGAGAGGTTGGCAAGGCTCAGCGGCCCACCAAAGAAGAGTGCCTCAGGACGGACAGCAGACTTCTTCTGGAATCGGGTCTAGAGGAATCTCTGGGAGTTCtcagaaagaagagagataCTGTGGCAGTCGGCACAGATCCCGACGTTGCCCCTGTCCCCCATCTCTACACTCATCCGCTCTACCGGGCCATCAAAGAGGAGCCAGTGGACCCCCTGCCAGTGGGGCTGCCCTTCTCCGagcctccctctccagacctgggcAAGCGCCTGAGCAAGCCCCCTGTCAAGTTGCTTGACCCTGGCTTCCTCTTCAGCTTCTGCCGGCCCCCAGGGGGCCCAGTGGGGGTGgtgaagagggaagaggagagtgtgGATATCTGCTTGACACGCTCAGTGTCACGGGGAGAGAGGTTTGGGGACGGTGCGGGCCCAGTTAGGGTCCTGAGAGCTCGAGGACTTCCCCCAAACCCCACCTCAACTCAGGTtaagaaggagagagtggagaggagaacgGGCCACGACAAAGGTCACAGACAAGGCACTCGCTCCTGCCATCACAAACACCAACCCCCCCCGCAACACAAGCTCTCTCGCCTGACTAAAAGCCCCCCGCAAAGCAAGTCCCCCACACATGGCAGGCGCTCCCACGCAGTCAGCGCAGCAAGGTCAAAACCTGGGACCCCACGGGACATACCAAAG AAGCGTActgggcccctccccctgcatggcCGAAGCGCCGTCCTCCAGCAGTCGGTTCGCAGAGCGCGGCTGAAGCAGCTGAGAGGACTGAGGTCTGGGAGGGGTAAAGGGTGGGCCTCtggtagccccccccccaaggcGCCCCACTCCTGCCTGGAGTGCCACTCCTCCTTCCGAGACTGTGATGCCCTCCTCATACACCGCATCCGGCACATTAAGGGCAAACACTGGCCCTGCCCT CTGTGCAGTAAGACCTTCTTCAGACAGAAGAATGTAAGGAACCACATCAGAACACATGACCAGCAGTTGTATCGCTGTCGCAGCTGCATGGCAGCCTCCTGA
- the chaf1b gene encoding chromatin assembly factor 1 subunit B, translating to MKVITCEIAWHNKEPVYSLDFQHSSEGRINRLATAGVDTTVRLWRVETGPDGRAVVDFLSNLARHTKAVNVVRFSPNGELLASGGDDAAILLWKLNDSKESEQPPCFQEEEDAQLNKECWTVVKTLRGHIEDVYDISWTRDSNHLVSGSVDNTAIMWDVNKGQKLCIFNDHKSYVQGVAWDPLGQYVATLSCDRVMRVYSTQTRKKVFGVSKMSSGAAGEGEVKNYRMFHDDSMRSFFRRLTFTPDGSFLLAPAGCVEAGDNVTNTTYVFSRKSLKRPIAHLPCPAKATLAVRCCPVYFELRTKKGEDGSQQPLPNTFQLPYRLVFAVASEDSIFLYDTQQTLPFGLISNIHYHTLSDLTWSGDGSFLAVSSTDGYCSFLSFSPGELGTPLKEPPALEVIAPGNGLEKKGKKAAVAGRMMVSPIPHSTEATPQATAPACVALPSSPITPLSSLAFPPAPQAGGEKNIQIAKTKAQPRRITLSTLEAWSKPATPKPQTTAPERGSPSTPSTPQICLTPTSLSTAQPRLHPLTPSTPKLSSSSTAGPSTPKTTTPKGPTPRRISLTPVVTCSPAASQQFSALTSTEKAKHERPSPPTDPVFLPPDSKRPKTSTPQH from the exons ATGAAGGTGATTACGTGTGAAATCGCGTGGCACAACAAGGAGCCGGTCTACAGTCTTGACTTTCAACACAGCTCAGAGGGACGCATAAACCGGCTGGCCACCGCTGGAGTGGACACCACTGTTAGA CTGTGGCGTGTTGAGACTGGTCCTGATGGGCGGGCGGTTGTAGACTTTTTGTCAAACCTGGCCAGACACACCAAGGCTGTCAACGTGGTCCGCTTCAGCCCCAATGGAGAGCTTCTGGCTTCAGGAGGAGACG ACGCAGCTATCCTGCTGTGGAAACTCAATGACAGTAAAGAATCAGAACAGCCTCCATGcttccaggaggaggaggatgctcaGCTTAACAAGGAGTGCTGGACTGTGGTCAAGACCCTGCG gggCCACATAGAAGATGTGTACGACATCTCCTGGACCAGAGACTCAAACCACCTGGTGTCTGGATCTGTGGACAACACTGCTATCATGTGGGATGTcaacaaag GTCAGAAGCTTTGCATCTTTAATGACCATAAGAGCTATGTTCAGGGAGTGGCCTGGGATCCCCTGGGCCAGTATGTAGCTACGCTAAGCTGTGACAG aGTGATGCGCGTGTACAGTACCCAGACCAGAAAGAAGGTCTTTGGTGTCAGTAAGATGAGCTCTGGagcagctggagaaggagag GTGAAAAACTACAGAATGTTCCATGATGACAGTATGAGGTCATTCTTTAGACGCCTCACCTTTACTCCAGACGGATCCTTCCTGCTCGCCCCAG CGGGGTGTGTGGAGGCGGGGGACAATGTGACCAACACCACCTATGTCTTCTCTAGGAAGAGCCTCAAGAG GCCTATagctcacctgccctgccctgccaagGCCACCCTGGCTGTCCGCTGCTGTCCTGTGTACTTTGAACTGAGGACCAAGAAGGGAGAGG ATGGCTCTCAGCAGCCTCTTCCCAACACATTCCAGTTGCCATACCGACTGGTGTTCGCCGTGGCGTCTGAGGATAGTATCTTCCTGTACGACACGCAGCAGACGCTCCCTTTTGGCCTGATCTCTAACATCCACTACCACACTCTCAGTGACCTCACCTG GTCTGGAGATGGTTCCTTCCTGGCGGTGTCATCTACGGACGGCTACTGCTCTTTTCTGTCCTTCTCCCCTGGAGAGCTGGGCACCCCTCTAAAAGAGCCCCCTGCCCTGGAGGTCATTGCCCCAGGAAACGGCTTGGAGAAAAAGGGCAAGAAGGCAGCAGTAGCAGGCAGGATGATGGTGTCCCCCATACCCCACAGCACAGAAGCAACCCCCCAGGCCACTGCTCCTGCATGTGTagctctcccctccagccccatcacacctctctcctccctggccttcccccctgctccccaggctggtggagagaaGAACATCCAGATTGCCAAGACCAAGGCCCAGCCTCGTAGGATCACCCTCAGTACCCTCGAGGCCTGGAGTAAACCTGCCACCCCCAAACCCCAGACCACTGCCCCCGAGAGAGGCAGCCCCAGCACTCCCTCGACACCCCAGATTTGCCTCACCCCGACCAGCTTGTCCACAGCCCAGCcccgtctccaccccctcaccccctccacccccaagcTCAGTAGCAGCAGCACTGCAGGGCCCAGCACCCCAAAGACCACCACCCCGAAAGGGCCCACCCCCAG ACGGATATCCCTGACTCCTGTGGTGACTTGCTCTCCAGCCGCCAGTCAGCAATTCAGCGCACTCACCTCCACTGAGAAAGCCAAACACG aacgtccctctccccccacagacCCTGTGTTCCTGCCCCCCGACTCCAAACGCCCCAAGACCAGCACCCCCCAGCATTAA